Proteins co-encoded in one Populus trichocarpa isolate Nisqually-1 chromosome 10, P.trichocarpa_v4.1, whole genome shotgun sequence genomic window:
- the LOC7466907 gene encoding protein PLANT CADMIUM RESISTANCE 11 isoform X2 — MYPSISSEFQKEPSHATSSAPPQPHFFNFEDAVATGIPVPLANQNNPDPSPPLPLNNASHSLSSGPWSTSLCGCFSDLNSCCLTCWCPCVAFGRIAEIVDRGSTSCGMSGTLYTLILCLTGCSCLYSCFYRSKLRGQFFLEESPCTDCCVHCFCEECALCQEYRELKNRGFDLSIGWHGNMERQKRLAATAPPTEERMMR, encoded by the exons ATGTATCCTTCAATTTCCAGTGAGTTCCAAAAGGAGCCATCACATGCAACATCATCGGCACCACCGCAGCcacattttttcaattttgaagaCGCCGTGGCTACTGGAATCCCAGTCCCTTTAGCGAATCAAAATAATCCTGATCCAAGTCCTCCTCTCCCGCTCAACAATGCCAGCCATTCTCTTTCTTCAGGGCCTTGGTCCACTAGTCTCTGTGGTTGTTTTAGCGATCTTAATAGCT GTTGCTTAACATGCTGGTGTCCATGTGTTGCATTTGGACGAATTGCAGAAATTGTTGACAGAGGATCAACTT CATGTGGAATGAGTGGAACCCTTTATACATTAATACTATGTTTGACTGGGTGCTCTTGTTTGTACTCGTGCTTTTATCGATCTAAGTTGAGAGGGCAGTTTTTCTTGGAGGAAAGCCCATGCACAGATTGTTGTGTCCATTGTTTTTGCGAGGAATGTGCTTTGTGTCAAGAGTATAGAGAGCTCAAGAACCGCGGCTTCGACTTGTCTATTG GGTGGCATGGGAACATGGAAAGGCAGAAAAGATTAGCTGCCACTGCTCCTCCAACTGAAGAAAGGATGATGAGATAG
- the LOC7489361 gene encoding probable carboxylesterase 6, which produces MRTRRMAAAKVGSSLSHKIGRDCHQHGVVAEEIDGLIKAYKDGRVERPQIVPCVTSTLAPGLGVTSRDTVIDNFTNIWARFYVPIKFQGKLPLLVYFHGGGFCVGSAAWSCYHDFLARLAAKANCIIMSVNYRLAPENPLPAAYDDGIKALKWLKQQALSVCTDNWWTSQWNFSDVFLAGDSAGANIAFNVITRLDSFNAGQAAAAIKPLTLKGIILIQPFFGGEARTHSEKHSVQSPRSALNLAASDTYWRLALPCGASRDHPWCNPLAKGSVKLEDFGRFPIMVCISEMDILKDRSLEFVASLGRAGKRVEHVVHKGVGHAFQILSKSQLSQTRTLEIMARIKGFISGI; this is translated from the coding sequence ATGAGAACTAGAAGAATGGCTGCTGCTAAAGTTGGTTCAAGTTTAAGTCATAAGATTGGCAGAGACTGTCATCAGCATGGGGTTGTAGCCGAGGAAATTGATGGCCTAATCAAAGCGTACAAAGATGGGCGAGTGGAGAGACCGCAGATTGTTCCATGTGTCACAAGTACTTTAGCTCCCGGGCTCGGTGTGACTTCACGGGACACGGTCATTGACAACTTCACAAACATTTGGGCACGTTTTTATGTCCCAATTAAGTTCCAAGGTAAGCTGCCTTTACTTGTATATTTCCATGGAGGTGGGTTTTGTGTAGGCTCAGCTGCTTGGAGTTGCTACCATGACTTCCTAGCAAGGCTAGCTGCTAAGGCCAATTGCATAATCATGTCAGTTAATTACCGTTTAGCCCCTGAAAATCCTCTCCCAGCAGCCTATGATGATGGAATTAAGGCTCTAAAGTGGTTAAAACAACAAGCTCTTTCTGTTTGTACTGATAATTGGTGGACTAGTCAATGGAATTTCTCCGACGTCTTTCTAGCTGGAGATAGTGCTGGTGCCAACATAGCCTTCAACGTCATCACAAGACTCGATTCCTTTAATGCAGGACAAGCTGCTGCAGCCATAAAGCCACTAACTCTGAAAGGCATTATCTTGATTCAACCATTTTTCGGAGGAGAGGCACGTACTCATTCAGAAAAACACTCTGTACAATCACCTCGCTCGGCGCTTAACTTGGCAGCCTCTGATACATATTGGCGATTAGCTTTGCCTTGCGGCGCTAGCCGGGACCATCCATGGTGCAACCCTCTAGCAAAAGGGTCAGTGAAATTGGAGGATTTTGGGAGATTTCCAATTATGGTATGCATATCAGAGATGGATATTTTGAAAGACAGGAGCTTGGAGTTTGTTGCTTCTTTGGGTAGAGCAGGTAAGAGAGTGGAGCATGTGGTTCATAAAGGTGTAGGGCATGCATTCCAGATTCTAAGCAAGTCTCAGCTCTCACAAACTCGAACATTGGAAATTATGGCACGGATCAAGGGCTTCATTAGTGGAATATGA
- the LOC7466907 gene encoding protein PLANT CADMIUM RESISTANCE 11 isoform X1, whose product MYPSISSEFQKEPSHATSSAPPQPHFFNFEDAVATGIPVPLANQNNPDPSPPLPLNNASHSLSSGPWSTSLCGCFSDLNSCCLTCWCPCVAFGRIAEIVDRGSTSCGMSGTLYTLILCLTGCSCLYSCFYRSKLRGQFFLEESPCTDCCVHCFCEECALCQEYRELKNRGFDLSIGDPLPPLFWRNSVVLFFSCIFICLTSSVSDGKGWHGNMERQKRLAATAPPTEERMMR is encoded by the exons ATGTATCCTTCAATTTCCAGTGAGTTCCAAAAGGAGCCATCACATGCAACATCATCGGCACCACCGCAGCcacattttttcaattttgaagaCGCCGTGGCTACTGGAATCCCAGTCCCTTTAGCGAATCAAAATAATCCTGATCCAAGTCCTCCTCTCCCGCTCAACAATGCCAGCCATTCTCTTTCTTCAGGGCCTTGGTCCACTAGTCTCTGTGGTTGTTTTAGCGATCTTAATAGCT GTTGCTTAACATGCTGGTGTCCATGTGTTGCATTTGGACGAATTGCAGAAATTGTTGACAGAGGATCAACTT CATGTGGAATGAGTGGAACCCTTTATACATTAATACTATGTTTGACTGGGTGCTCTTGTTTGTACTCGTGCTTTTATCGATCTAAGTTGAGAGGGCAGTTTTTCTTGGAGGAAAGCCCATGCACAGATTGTTGTGTCCATTGTTTTTGCGAGGAATGTGCTTTGTGTCAAGAGTATAGAGAGCTCAAGAACCGCGGCTTCGACTTGTCTATTGGTGACCCCCTCCCTCCTCTTTTTTGGAGAAATAGTGTTGTTCTGTTTTTCTCTTGTATTTTTATCTGCCTAACTTCTTCTGTTTCTGATGGAAAAGGGTGGCATGGGAACATGGAAAGGCAGAAAAGATTAGCTGCCACTGCTCCTCCAACTGAAGAAAGGATGATGAGATAG